The following DNA comes from Candidatus Methylomirabilota bacterium.
GCCGTCCCGATCGCCGATCTCGCCGTCAGTTGATGGAAGCCACCCCAGGACAACCTCAGTGCCCGGTCGGCGGTGGCGATCCTTTGATCGATGCCCGAAAGCCCAGGCGATTGACCGCCTCGACCATCTGCTCCACCGTGACCTGCGTGGGGTCGAACACCACGATCGCTTCTTTGGCCCGAAGGCTTACGTCCGCTCGACTGACACCCTTCAGCCCTAACAGGGCCTTCTTGACCGCGATGGGTCAGGTGCCTCAGGTCATGCCGTCCACGTTGAGGACGATCGTCGAAGTCGAGGCCGGCGCCGCGCCCGCGACGAGGATGAGTCCGAGGAGGAGCGCCAGGAGCGACGCGCGGCGATTCATCGCGTTCCTCCCATATCGTGTTCTGCGTGGGGGGCGTCGCCGTTCATGACTCGGGCTAGCAGGTCTGACGTGAGCTCCGGGAAGCGGTCGAGGACGATGGAGGTCGTGACGACGAGGCTCGCGACGATCAGCAAGCCGAGCGTAAAGCGACTGCCCGCCATGCGGCAGGCGAGTGCTTCGCACCGCCGTCGCTCGCGGACATACATCCCGAAGCCGGCGAGAATACCAACGATCCCTGCCGGGATGAGCAGCCAACGATATTGCATGGTCACTGCCATGAAGGCTCCGCTACCGAGGCCCAATACGATGATCGCGAGGGGCAGCAGACAGCAGAGCGACGACAACGCGGCCCCGACCCACGCCACGACGCCTGCACCGACCGCCCCGGCCCTCATGGCGCCCTCCGACAGGCCACGCGGTAGCGATACACCGCGAGCGCCAGGAACACGACGAGCACGGGCAGCAGGACGGCATCGAGCCGCCCGGCCCACGCGCCCAACCCGATAGCGCCGAGGGCCACGACGGCGAGCGGCGTGACGCAGACGAGACACGCGAATGCCGCTCCGATCACACCAAGGGCGAGCCAGCGATCACGCCACATGACGACCTCCTACGCTTCTTCCGCGGCGAACGCCCCGTACTCGAACGTGAGTCGGTAGGCCCGACCGCAGCACGACAGCGAGTCTCCAGGCTTGGCATCTTCAGGGAGGGTGATGACTTCGTCGCAGTGCGGACAACTGACCCGGTGCGCCAGGGTGGCGGACCAGCGACCGCCCTCCTCCCGAACCCGAAGCGCATGGCCCGCGCAGTTCGGACAGTCGATCAAGTCTCCGGACTGGACGTGCCGTGGGAGGTCGATCAGCGCACCGCAATCCGGGCAGCGAACGCGAGGCACGATCACAGCCCCAAGAGCCGCTGCAAGCGGCCACGGTCGAAGCCGACGATGACCTGATCGTCCACAGTGATCACCGGAACGGCCATCCGCCCCGTCTTGGCGATCAACTCCTCGCGGGCCGTGGCGTCCTCCGCGACGTTCTTGGCGGTGAACTCGATACCGCGAGACGAAAGAAACTCTTTCGCCGCGTGACAGGACTGTCAGGTGGTGGACCAATAGACCGTTATCTGCCGATT
Coding sequences within:
- a CDS encoding metal-binding (seleno)protein, with translation MNRRASLLALLLGLILVAGAAPASTSTIVLNVDGMTUGTUPIAVKKALLGLKGVSRADVSLRAKEAIVVFDPTQVTVEQMVEAVNRLGFRASIKGSPPPTGH
- the merF gene encoding mercury resistance system transport protein MerF, which gives rise to MWRDRWLALGVIGAAFACLVCVTPLAVVALGAIGLGAWAGRLDAVLLPVLVVFLALAVYRYRVACRRAP
- a CDS encoding glutaredoxin family protein — encoded protein: MPNRQITVYWSTTUQSCHAAKEFLSSRGIEFTAKNVAEDATAREELIAKTGRMAVPVITVDDQVIVGFDRGRLQRLLGL